From Amycolatopsis sp. WQ 127309:
CGGCTACACCGGCGGCGGTGTGCCGGAGTGGATGCACGCCCCACGCGGCTACGCGGGGCGTGGTGAGATGTGGCTGGTGCACGCGGACGGGACGGAATCCCTGGCCGGTGTCTACCTGGAGAAGCGCGGTTGGTTCGACGTTCGCGGTCGAGGAGGATCCGGTGCCTGACAGTTATGCCGTGCACCAGGGCAGGACGTACGAGGCCTCCGGTCGGCCGCCCGGCCGGCTGGCGCTCTACGAAGGTGATGCCCAGGTGGCCGAGGTGCCGATCGCGGACCTCGACGAGTGGTACTCGGTCCGCACCCGGGGCACCTTCCTCGAGCACGAGTTCGAGGTGGTGGACGAGCGCGACGGCTGCTACTCGCTGTTCTACATGGCCGGCGACGGTCAGTGGGCGGCACGAGTCTGGGCCGAGCCGGAAGCTCACCCGGACGTGCAGTTCCAACGGCAGGACATGTACACGTTCATCGCGGTCACGCCGAAAGACAAGGTAGCCGACATCCACGAGGTCCGTACGGACCTCCTCGGACCGTGGCGGAAAGAGCAGGAAGAGCGTGAATCCCGTGAGTCCTGACGCTCCCGCCGGTCTCGCGGGCGGCACCGTCGTCCAGCTGCCGGTCAAGCCCGGGCTCGTCGGGCTCTACCTGGGGAACGTTATCGTCCCCGGGCGCTTCGAGCCGCACCGGATCCAGGGGTTCGCCGGACGCGCGGAGGACGTCGCCGAGCTCGACGCGGCCACCGCTCTCCGGAACTACGGGCTGGCCAAGATCCCCGGCTGGGGCTCGCTCGACGCCCTCTACCTGCTCAAGTTCGCGGCCGGCCACACCTTTCCGTTCCGCACCTCCTACGGCTCGTCGGACCGGGAGATCGCGGCCGAGCTGGGGGTGGCGCGGGTGTACCCGCCGCCGTTCCTCGGGACCGGGTACTTCCCCGGGGTCGACCACCCGCTGCCCGAGTACGTCCTGCGGCTCGTCGAGATCCCGGCCGGCGCGGAACTGGTCGTCCGCCGCGACGAAGGCGACGTGCGGCTGGCGCAGTACCACAGCCGGAAGGTCGGCTGGATCCCCGACCAGAAGGACGGTTTCGGCGAAGCCGCGTTCTTCCCACCGCCCGTACCGCTACCGCCGCTGGTGCGCCGCGGCTACACCGCCCGGTACCGCGGGGGCGACTTCGACGCCGAGTTCGCCGGTGCGGGCCGGGTCGTGCTGCACCCGTTGCCGGGTGCGGCCGCGCCGGCCGACTTCACCGAGACCTACGGCTTCCGGATGAAGGTCGTCGAGCAGGTCGAACTGGACGACCTGACGTTCGTGCGGACGCTGTGCCGGTGGCGCGGCGGCACCTTCGAGGTCCTCGGCCGCGGGCGGGACAATGCCGACCTGCACCTGGTCGACGAGGACTTCCTGCTCGCCCGCGATCTCGGGCTCGTCGAGGTGGACTACCGCGTCTGGCGGCAGACCGTGCCGGCCGCCGAGCTCACCGACGTCCGGACCGAAGCCGAGCCGGTGCCGATCGAAGGCGCGTACCGCGGCTGAAAAGCTAGTAGCGGTAGAACTTCTCCGCCCGGCCCTGGCGGACCAGCTTCAGCCACGCCAGGAACGCCTTCGGGTCGCGCTTCACGCCCACGAAGTACAGGCCGAAGCGGAGCACCTCCAGCGCGCCGATCTTGCGCATTCCCGGCTGGGACAGCAGGTAGCCGCGGTTGCGGTACGTGTAGTACCGCTTGACCTCGTTCTCCGGGTCCTGGGCGTGGAACTTGCCGCCCAGCATCGGCTTGAACTCGTCGGAGCCGTCCGGGTGCAGGTACTTCGTCTTGAGCGACGTGCCGAACGGCAGGCCCGAGCGGGCGAGCCGCCGGTGCAGCTCGACCTCGTCGCCGCGGAAGAACAGGCGCAGGTCCGGCACGCCGACGACGTCCAAAGTGGACGCCCGGAACAGGGCGCCGTTCATCAGGGACGCGATGCCCGGTAGGAAGTCGACGCCCAGCTCGGACTGCGACCGCTTCCACGTCAGGCCGCGGCGCAGCGGGAACGCGAGCTTGTCCGGCGCGTCGATGTTCGACACCACCGGGGAAATCTCGGCCAGGCCCCGCTTTTCCGCTTCCTCCAGCAGGATCGCCAGCACGTTCTCGTCGGCCGGACGGCCGTCGTCGTCGGCCAGCCAGACCCACTCCGCGCCCAGCGAGAGCGCGTGCAGCATGCCCAGCGCGAACCCGCCGGCGCCGCCGAGGTTCCGGTGCGACGGCAGGTACGTGCAGGGCAGCGGGTAGTTCTCGACGACCTCGCGGGCCGAGTTGTCCGGCCCGTTGTCGACGACGACCAGGTGGTCGACCGGACGGGTCTGGGCCGCGATGACCTTCAGCGAGTCCGCGAGCAGCTCGCGCCGGTGCCGCGTGACGACCACGCCGACGACCGCGCCGTCGGGCAGCTGCTGGGTCTCGCTGGCCATCATTCCCCGCCGTTCGTCGTCGCCACCGGCTCGATGCCCAGGCGCTGCAGCGTTTCCTGGCTCATGTCCATGAACGGGTCGCGGCCCTTGTACCCGGTGAGGACGTCCCGCAGCGACCCCTGCTGCTTGAGGTGCCCCTCGTCCATCCAGAGGGCCGAGTCGCACAGCTCGAACAGGAACTCGTCCGAGTGGCTGGCGAACACCAGGATGCCCGAGCGCTTCACCAGGTCCTTGAGGCGGTCGCGCGCCTTGTTGAGGAAAGCCGCGTCGACCGCGCCGATGCCCTCGTCGAGGATCAGGATCTCGGGGTCGATCGAGGTGACGACGCCGAGCGCCAGCCGCACGCGCATGCCCGTGGAGTACGTCCGCAGCGGCATCTGCAGGTAGTCGCCGAGTTCGGTGAACTCGGCGATGTCGTCGACCCGCTTCTCCATCTCCTTGGCCGTCATCCCGAGGAAGAGGCCGCGGATGATGATGTTCTCTTCGCCGGAGATCTCCGGGTCCATGCCGATGCCGAGGTCGAAGACCGGCGCGATCTTGCCGGTGATCCGCGACGAGCCGCGGGTGGGCTCGTAGATCCCGGCGAGCAGCCGCAGCAGCGTGGACTTGCCCGCGCCGTTGTGGCCGACCAGGCCGACCCGGTCGCCCTCGCGGAGGTTGAGGGTCACGTCGTGGAGGGCCTCGATGATCGGCACCTTGGTGTCGGTGCCGATCTTGCCGCCGACCTTGCCGAGGACGCGTTTCTTCATCGACCGGGTCTTCGCGTCGAAGATCGGGAAGTCGACGAAGGCGTTCTGTACGTCAATGGAGACCATGTGTCACACCCAGTAGGAGACGCGGGCACGGTAATTGCGCATCGCGACGAGCGCGAGCGCCCAGCCGACGATGGTGATGGAGCCGACCACGATCCAGTTGCCCGCCGTGAACGACTGGCCGAGCAGCGGGGCGCGGACCACCTGCATGAAGTGGTACAGCGGGTTCAGCTGGATGATCGGCAGCACCCACGAGATGCTCGCGCGAGCCCCGCCGCCGAGCAGCTGGTCGACCGGCCACACGATCGGCGTGCCGTAGAACAGCAGCTGGATCAGCGAGTTGATGACCTGCGGGATGTCGCGGAAGCGGGTCGAGATGATGCCCAGCAGCAGCGTCACCCAGCCCGCGTTCAGCGCCAGCAGGACGAAACCGGGGATCGCGAGCAGGATGTTCCAGCTCAGGCCCGGGTGGCAGTACAGGTCCGCGTGGCAGAGGCCGTCCGCCGAACCGAGCGAGTACCGGTTGTCCAGCGCGCCGAAGAAGATCACGAGGATGACGACGTAGACGATCATGTTGTGCGCGAGCAGCAGCGTCTGGCGCCACACGGTGCGCAGCATGTAGACGCTCAGCGGCGCCGGGAGCTGCTTGATCATCCCCTCGTTGGCGATGAACGTCTCCATGCCCTCGGCCAGGCACCCGCTGATGAAGCCCCAGAGGATGAAGCCGGTGCTCAGGTAGGGCAGGAACACCTCGATGGGCGAGTGGAACAGCTGCGAGTACAGCAGCCCGAGCCCGAGCGCGATGACCGCCTGGCTGATCGTGATCCAGAAGGGCCCGATCACCGACCGGCGGTAGCGCTGCTTGATGTCCTGCCAGCCGAGGTGACCCCACAGCTCGCGGGCGGAGAAACCGGCCTTGATGTCGGCTATGGCGCGCGAGAACGTCTTGCTGTCCGACCTCGGCGGTGCCGACGTCGCTACGGGTGAGTCCGCGGCCTGAACCGTGCTGGTGGCATGCACGTGGACGAGGGTACCGATGGGATGAGCGGCGTCCTGGCCACCCCGTCGCTGTGGTAGACGTTCTGGCCGCTATGCGCCTGCCCGGGTGCTGCGTGCTGGTACTTTCTCGGCTTATGACTGCTGCTCTCGACGCGGCGAGCTTGATGGTCAACCTGCTCGCGGCGTACGCCGACCGGCCCGACCCGCGTTCGGTCGCCGTCGTCGGCAACCAGCCGCTCCCGCCCGACCCCCAGCGGGCCAAGGCGATCGACGCCTGCGACCTGGTCATCCGGGTCAACGGCTTCGTCGTCGACAAGCCCGGCGAGGAGGTCGTGGGCTCCCGGACGCACGTGGTGGTGTTCAACCGCGCGATCCGCGCGACGCCGTACGTCTTCCAGGACTACCGCAAGCGGCTCTACCTGCTGGTCGAGCCCGGCCGGCTGCACTGGGAGCCGGAGGACCTGCCGGGCTGGTGGCCCGAGGACCTGGGCGCGGTCCAGGTGCCGAACCGCGAGGTCGTGCTGCCCCTCTCGGACGCGCTGGGGCTGCCCACGCGCGACGAGCCGACGTGGTCGACCACCGGCACCCTGGCCGCCTGGATCGCGCGGACGTCGTTCCCGGGCGCGCAGCTCGTGCTCACCGGGTTCTCGTTCATCGACAACCCGGAGCAGACGTCGTGGGAGCACGCCGCGGGCGACTCCTGCATCGTGGGCCCGGAGCACCAGATCGCCGCCGAAGGGCGGCTGCTGGACTCCTGGACCAAGACCGGTGACACCACTCTCCTGCGCTGAACCGCGCGTCCCCACCCCACGCAAAGGAACACCCATGGCAGTGCAGAAACTCGGCAGAGGCCTGATCGACCGGATCGTCCGCGTCGTCGACTTCCGCGTGGACGAGCGCACCCGCGGGCTCGCCGACCGGGTCAACAACCTCGAGCACGCGACCGCCGACCACCGGCGCCGGCTCGACAACGCCGAGCACAACCTCGACCAGGCCCGCGGCGATCTGGGCTGGGCCCGCGCCGAGCTGGACCGGCTGATCCCGCACGTCGCCGCCCAGGAAGGCCGGCTGGAGACGCTGCGCGAGTCGATCTCCCTGGTCCCGAACACCGACACCCCGCAGCTCGCCGAGGCCCGCACGCTGATCGAGGAGATCCAGCGCCAGCACGCGCAGATCCGCGCCCGGCTGGCCGGCATCTCCCGCTACGAAGACCGGCTGCGCCGTCTCGAGGACCGCGTCGAGGACCAGGTCGAGCAGCAGCAGCCGGTCGCGCAGTAGCTTGCGCGCCCGGGAGGCCACCGAAGCCGACGCCGAGCTGCTGCTGAGCTGGCGCAACGACCCGCGCACGCGGCAGTCGTCCCGGTCGACGGCGGTGGTCTCCCTGGCCGAGCACACCGGCTGGCTGCGCGGGGTGCTCACGGACGACGAGCGGCTGCTGCTCGTCGTCGAGCACGAAGGCGCCCCGGTCGGCACCGTCCGGTTCGACCGGCGTGCCGGCGGCTGGGAGGTCAGCATCACGCTCGCCCCGGCGAGCCGGGGCCGCGGGCTGTCCGGGGCGGTGCTCGCCGAGGGGGAGCGGGCGCTGCGCGAGCGGCTCGACGTCCGGGTCGTGCTGGCCGCCGTCCACCAGGACAACGCCGCTTCGGCGAAGCTCTTCGAGCACGCCGGGTACGCCGAAGCCGCGCCTGCCGTCAACGGCTTCCGGCAGCTGCGCAAGACTCTGAGGTGACCTGACCCGTTCCACTGGGAGGCGGCACCCCATGCACGACATCCGGTTCGGCGCGCACCAGATCGGTCCGGGCCACCCGCCGTTCGTGATCGCCGAGATGTCCGGCAACCACAACGGCGACCTCGACCGGGCGCTGGCCATCGTCGACGCCATCGCGGAAACCGGCGCGCACGCGGTCAAGCTGCAGACCTACCGCCCGGACACGATCACCATCGACGTCGACACCCCGGCGTTCCGGATCGGCGACTCGCATTCCCTGTGGGGCGGCGAAAACCTGTACAAACTGTACGAAAAGGCCCACACGCCCTGGGAGTGGCACGCGCCGATCTTCGAGCGCGCCCGCGCCAAGGGCCTGGAGATCTTCTCCAGCCCCTTCGACCCGACCGCCGTCGAGCTGCTGGAGTCACTGGACGCGCCGGCGTACAAGATCGCGTCGTCGGAGATCGTCGACCTGCCGCTGATCGACCTCTGCGCCCGCACCGGCAAGCCGCTGGTCATCTCGACCGGCATGGCGAACGTCGCCGAGATCGACGCCGCCGTCCGCACCGCCCGCGAAGCCGGCAACGACCAGCTGATCGTGCTCGGCTGCACGGCGAGCTACCCGGCGTCGCCGCGCGAGAGCAACCTGCGCGGCCTGCCGCTGCTGGCCGGCCTGACGCAGACGCTGGTCGGGCTGTCGGACCACACGCCGGGCATCGGCGCGCCGGTCGCGGCCGTCGCGCTGGGTGCCGTCGCCATCGAGAAGCACGTCACGCTGGCGCGCGCGGACGGCGGCGTCGACTCGGAGTTCTCGCTGGAGCCGTCGGAGCTGGCCGCGCTGGTCGCCGAGACGCACCGGGCGTGGGAAGCGCTGGGCGAGCCGGTGCTGGGCCCGCGTGAGAGCGAGAAGGAGGGCCTGCGGCTGCGCCGGTCCCTCTACGTCGTCGAGGACGTCCGGGCGGGCGACGAGGTGACGCCGGCGAACGTCCGGTCGATCCGGCCCGCCGGCGGCCTGGCCCCGGCCGAGATCACGGCCGTGGCCGGGCGCACCTTCCGCGTCGACGCCGCGAAGGGCACACCCCTCACCTGGGACCTGCTCTAGAAGAAGTCGCGCACGGCGTCGACGACGCGGTCGACGTCGGCGTCCGTCAGCGACGGGAACAGCGGCAGCGAGAGCTCCTGCTCGTAGTACGCCTCGGCGTTCGGGCAGAGCCCGCGCCGGTAGCCGAGGTCCTCGAACACCGGGTGCCAGTACGCCGGGATGTAGTTGACCTGGACGCCGATGCCGGCGCCGCGCAGGTGCTCGAACAGCGCCTTGCGCCGGCCTGCCAGCACTCGCAGCGGGTAGAGGTGCCACACGGGGTCGGCGCCCGGGCGGCTCGGCGGGGTCGCGACGCCGTCGACGTCCGCGAGGGCCGCGCTGTAGCGGGCGTGGATCTCGGCGCGGCGCTTCTTGAACTCGCCGAGCCGGGTGAGCTGGCTGCTGCCGAGCGCGCAGAGGACGTCGGGCAGGCGGTAGTTCAGCCCGAACTCGTGGACTTCCTGGTGCCAGGCGCCTTCGTCCGGGTAACGCTGCTCGGCGCGGTCGCGGACCAGGCCGTGGTTGCGGAACTTCCGCGCGCGGTCCAGCAGGTGCGCGTCCGGGGTGACGACCGCGCCGCCCTCGGCGGTCGTGAGGTTCTTGGTCGGGAAGAACGAGAACGTCGTCAGGTCGGCGATCGAGCCCACCGCGCGGCCCTGCCACGCGCCGCCGACGGAGTGCGCCGCGTCCTCCAGCAGCAGCGCCCCGGCGTCGTGCGCGAGCTTGCCGAGGGCGTCCAGCTCCGCGGGGTGGCCCGCGTAGTCGACGGCGGCGACGACCTTCGTGCGCTCGGTCATCGCAGCGGTGGCCGCTTCGACCGAAAGGTTCCCGGTGTCCGCTTCGACGTCGGCGAACACGACCTTCGCACCGAACAGCGCGGCCGTGGCGGCCGTCGCGACGAACGTCATCGGGGAGACGACGACCTCGTCGCCCGCGCCGATGCCCGCGGCCGCGTAGGCGACGTGCAGCGCCGCCGTCCCGGAGGTCACGGCCACCGCGGGAGTGCCGCCGGTGTGCGCCGCGAGGTCCCTCTCGAACTGCTGGACCGCGGGCCCGGTGGTCAGCCAGTCGCCGCGGAGCACCGCGACGACCGCCTCGATGTCCGCGTCACTGATCGACTGGCGGCCGTACGGGAGAAACGGCTCAGCCATACTGCTCGACCAGCTCGCGCAGCTCCTGCGCGTCCAGCCACAGGTCGTTCGTGTCGGAGCGGTAGGCGAAGCCGTCGGGCATCGGCTTACCGTCCGCCGGCGACTCGTAGCCCCAGCCCGCGAGGTGCGGCTGGACGACGTAGCGGTCGGACAGCTGGACCGTCCGGCGCGCGTCGTCCGGCGCGATCATC
This genomic window contains:
- a CDS encoding glycosyltransferase, which encodes MASETQQLPDGAVVGVVVTRHRRELLADSLKVIAAQTRPVDHLVVVDNGPDNSAREVVENYPLPCTYLPSHRNLGGAGGFALGMLHALSLGAEWVWLADDDGRPADENVLAILLEEAEKRGLAEISPVVSNIDAPDKLAFPLRRGLTWKRSQSELGVDFLPGIASLMNGALFRASTLDVVGVPDLRLFFRGDEVELHRRLARSGLPFGTSLKTKYLHPDGSDEFKPMLGGKFHAQDPENEVKRYYTYRNRGYLLSQPGMRKIGALEVLRFGLYFVGVKRDPKAFLAWLKLVRQGRAEKFYRY
- a CDS encoding ABC transporter ATP-binding protein; this translates as MVSIDVQNAFVDFPIFDAKTRSMKKRVLGKVGGKIGTDTKVPIIEALHDVTLNLREGDRVGLVGHNGAGKSTLLRLLAGIYEPTRGSSRITGKIAPVFDLGIGMDPEISGEENIIIRGLFLGMTAKEMEKRVDDIAEFTELGDYLQMPLRTYSTGMRVRLALGVVTSIDPEILILDEGIGAVDAAFLNKARDRLKDLVKRSGILVFASHSDEFLFELCDSALWMDEGHLKQQGSLRDVLTGYKGRDPFMDMSQETLQRLGIEPVATTNGGE
- a CDS encoding ABC transporter permease, with protein sequence MHATSTVQAADSPVATSAPPRSDSKTFSRAIADIKAGFSARELWGHLGWQDIKQRYRRSVIGPFWITISQAVIALGLGLLYSQLFHSPIEVFLPYLSTGFILWGFISGCLAEGMETFIANEGMIKQLPAPLSVYMLRTVWRQTLLLAHNMIVYVVILVIFFGALDNRYSLGSADGLCHADLYCHPGLSWNILLAIPGFVLLALNAGWVTLLLGIISTRFRDIPQVINSLIQLLFYGTPIVWPVDQLLGGGARASISWVLPIIQLNPLYHFMQVVRAPLLGQSFTAGNWIVVGSITIVGWALALVAMRNYRARVSYWV
- a CDS encoding glycosyltransferase family 29 protein; the protein is MVNLLAAYADRPDPRSVAVVGNQPLPPDPQRAKAIDACDLVIRVNGFVVDKPGEEVVGSRTHVVVFNRAIRATPYVFQDYRKRLYLLVEPGRLHWEPEDLPGWWPEDLGAVQVPNREVVLPLSDALGLPTRDEPTWSTTGTLAAWIARTSFPGAQLVLTGFSFIDNPEQTSWEHAAGDSCIVGPEHQIAAEGRLLDSWTKTGDTTLLR
- a CDS encoding GNAT family N-acetyltransferase, which produces MRAREATEADAELLLSWRNDPRTRQSSRSTAVVSLAEHTGWLRGVLTDDERLLLVVEHEGAPVGTVRFDRRAGGWEVSITLAPASRGRGLSGAVLAEGERALRERLDVRVVLAAVHQDNAASAKLFEHAGYAEAAPAVNGFRQLRKTLR
- the pseI gene encoding pseudaminic acid synthase, which gives rise to MHDIRFGAHQIGPGHPPFVIAEMSGNHNGDLDRALAIVDAIAETGAHAVKLQTYRPDTITIDVDTPAFRIGDSHSLWGGENLYKLYEKAHTPWEWHAPIFERARAKGLEIFSSPFDPTAVELLESLDAPAYKIASSEIVDLPLIDLCARTGKPLVISTGMANVAEIDAAVRTAREAGNDQLIVLGCTASYPASPRESNLRGLPLLAGLTQTLVGLSDHTPGIGAPVAAVALGAVAIEKHVTLARADGGVDSEFSLEPSELAALVAETHRAWEALGEPVLGPRESEKEGLRLRRSLYVVEDVRAGDEVTPANVRSIRPAGGLAPAEITAVAGRTFRVDAAKGTPLTWDLL
- the pseC gene encoding UDP-4-amino-4,6-dideoxy-N-acetyl-beta-L-altrosamine transaminase; amino-acid sequence: MAEPFLPYGRQSISDADIEAVVAVLRGDWLTTGPAVQQFERDLAAHTGGTPAVAVTSGTAALHVAYAAAGIGAGDEVVVSPMTFVATAATAALFGAKVVFADVEADTGNLSVEAATAAMTERTKVVAAVDYAGHPAELDALGKLAHDAGALLLEDAAHSVGGAWQGRAVGSIADLTTFSFFPTKNLTTAEGGAVVTPDAHLLDRARKFRNHGLVRDRAEQRYPDEGAWHQEVHEFGLNYRLPDVLCALGSSQLTRLGEFKKRRAEIHARYSAALADVDGVATPPSRPGADPVWHLYPLRVLAGRRKALFEHLRGAGIGVQVNYIPAYWHPVFEDLGYRRGLCPNAEAYYEQELSLPLFPSLTDADVDRVVDAVRDFF